CGGATCATAATGAAAATAGAGAGAGAGTATCGATTTTGAATTGGACTAAGTAAGAAATAATGAGTAAGAAATGAAAATAGGAGGGCGAGAAAATTTAACAAATAGCAAAAATTTAGTTCAAATTGAACGAAAAATTCGAAGATCACACATACTCCAAAATCAGATCGGATCATAATAATGTTAGCAATGTTTAATAATAAAAGTAAAGAACAATAACTATCAAATTTGTCTTTGTGTAATATTTCTCAAACAAAGTATTAATAAGATCGTTGAACTCTGTTGTGGTGGAATGATGGAGTGCCTCCTTGCTTCTCGGAGCATCTCTTCTTCAAAGCCTAGGGTTTCGATCTGGCGGTGTCACTCTTCCTTTGGCAAGGGCGGTGATCGTGATGGTGTGTTATTGGTGGCCGCGAGGGGTTTCCTTCATGTTGACCATGCTTTTGCGTTGAGAGGATTGAACTTTCGACGTTAATGGTGAAGAGTTTGGGTCTGGCAACGGCAACATCGACTTCTTTGGTCGATGTTGTCGATGTTGCCGGGGTCGGATTGATTGGATATGGACCAGCCGGCGCGGGTGCTACGTCGCTTGGAAACAGCGACGATGTTGTTGTTGTTGGTTGGATATGGATACTAGAGGTGGCTAAGTTTTGGGGAGTTGTTGGTGTGGAGATGGGTGCCTTGAAGACGTAGATATCAAGCTACATCGCATGAACATGGGAGGAAGCAGTCGTATTTGGTTTCTTAGTTTACTAGGTGTACATCAATTGAGGTATTAGGCAGTACTCTTCTCCGGAAATTAGGTGTTATTTGTTGTTTTTCTATGCTCGAGGCTTTTTCTCAAGCTTAATTTTTACCAGTGAGGGTATCAGTCTTGATGCTTGTTGGTCTCTAACGACAGATTGTATAGAGCCCGACATATGATGTAACGTGTCTTCTAGCTATTATTTAAGCAATGTATTTTTCTTTACATTACTTAAAAAAAATATATTAATTAAGATCGTTGACAAGATAGTCACTCATAAAATCAATCTAATTTCAACTATAACGACATTGATATATGCCATCATGCATGCCCACCACTAGCCTAGCTCACCAATCCACAAATTACATTAAGGGCACGTTTACTAACTTAAAACAGAAATTATCATGACTTGATATTAACAAGAATCGATATGAGATATTTCATTACATTCAACTGTTTACTTACCATAAGGAATCAACACATGAATGTAACTAATTACGATTGATGTTGTTTACTTACCATATATGGAATCAGAATTAAAACTAGTTTAATTACTAAAATACCTCTACAAGAGCTAGAATGTTTGCAATTTTTTAGGGTTGGGTAATTTGGAGATATTATAATTATGTGAGGATTTAAGGAGAAAAAGTTGATTCTGTAAGCTTGATTTGAATACACATCTCTGATCGAATTTGACTTCTCTACTTGGATTTATGTTGCTTGGATGACTTCTAACCATTGGATTGAGTACAATTTAGGACCACCATGTCATTCTTATGTCATCTTTACTCCATCTAATGGTTATAAGACATCCAAGCAAATCCAAACAACTTAAATCCAAACAGAGAATCTGGATCCCTCTGATCTCCTCTTTGGGTATCAAATTAAGGGGTTCATATTCTTGGTAAGCAAGTGAGACCTACATCCATTTTTCAATACTTTGACATGTTAGTAAACGCCAGAATTCACCCTATCTCGGAATCAATTCTGACACTCTCAATTCATTTTCAGGTTAGTAAACATGCCATGAATCAAACCTTCATATGTTTAAGTGAATTAGGACGGTGGATCATCGATCATTTCCCATACCAACAAAACTACGCAACTGAAAAACGAAAACATAACCTTGCCACCATGGCACCATTCCAAAAAGCTTGACAATATATGTGATTCCCAAAACGTGCACAAAGCAAATTCAACATCCTCACGTACTATTTCTTTTGTTCATCTTTTATGTTCTAACTTCATTTTTTCGGAAACGATTAATATTCTGTTTATATTTCAATCAAATAGTTCAAGTTATAAATTACATTTACCAAGTTCAAATTACAGGAGAGCGTCCTTCACAAATTAACACATGTAGAAGAAGGTAGATTCTCTATACAAGACGCAAATCAAAGAAGAAAGAGATGGATCAAGTTGTTATGATTATCCTACCTATCACCTTGTGTATCTTCAAATTAGGACCCGTCGTATTACGAGGTCCCACAATTCTGGTAAAATTTCTATCCCATAATTTCTGTATTCGATCATCTACCTCTCTCTCCCAAGAGTGAACTGAACAAAACTAAACCAGCTACTTTGTACTTTGAAGAAGCAAACCCTTCTGGTGTTTTTCTTCTGTGTTCAATAAAATTCAAGAAAATAATATACGAGTGAAGGTGAGGGTTTTGGGGAGCTTAGCTAGGAAATTGGACATCATGGTGGGTACGTACGTATGTATGATACAAGGATGGTTCAACCAAAAACTAGCCTAGCTCGAAACCAAGTTTGGCAGACCATTCACATGGTGGGGTGCTTATCATTCTATTAATGCATCGTTGGAGATTTGATACACAGAGCCAAAGAGCCAACCAACACTTTGCTTCAACTTCTTCGTCATTATCAAAGATGAAAACCTACTCCACCATTTCTGTTACCCATAACCATCCAAACCCCCCTTATTTCACGAACAAGTAACGAATATCTACACGGACATCTTCTCCCTACATCCCTTGCTTATTCACTTGTCAAAATCCCAGCTCGTAGAGTTTATTTTCTTCGACGGATATTTCAGTGACCAAAGAAAAAGAAAGAAAAAAAATAAGATCATGAAGAAAGATTGGTATGTGATAGATCCACGGAGAGCTATAAAAGTTGGATCTAAAAGGTGGATTTTAGTGAGGACACGTCCATTGCAATGGCAGAGAATCGAGCAAAGCAACCTGCAGTATATGACTTCTTCGAAGAAGAGAAAAAAGTCAGTAATGTATGAAAAATCAACATCATCTCTGAGTATCACTTATCACTGAGTGTACGTAAAAATGATCTGATAGATCACATTCATGACTCATGAATACTCGATCCTCCATGCATATATATATAACTACTATATCGATCTATCTATTCATTCTTTTCCCGCGCGCATAACTGCATCAACGATTTAGCCTAAACTCTGCGTTTCAACACTCAAATTAGAGTAAAAGGATCTGCTTATGATATACTATCTAATTAGTTTGGTTTTAGTAATGCTGCATTATTCATAACCAATTCGCTAGTGATAGTACTTTCGTGTTTGCATACTCAACTATTCCTCTTCTGGTTACAGCAAGTTTTGGTATGATCAATCAAATTATTTAGTCGTTAATTACTTCAAAGAAAATTAATACAAGGGGGTGATGATCAAAATATAATATCATTGGGTACACAATTTTAATACATTTGTGTTCCAGTACGTGGTTTCGGAGTACTTGAGTTGATTAGATATATATACCTTAGCGTACTTGCAAGGAAGCTAGAATATATTCATAGATTAACATATAATAAACCCAATAGGCCACATGAGACAATCCTCCACATGCAACTCAATAATTTTAGTTCAACAAAAATCAAAGTGTTTCGATCACTGACTGGGGCTCGTGTGGGATTATTAGATAGGGAGGGACACAAGAAGATCAGTATTGCAGACAATATATCAGATTATAAAGATATAGAAAGAGCACAAGATCTCAGTCATATATAGCTGTATATATTGCTTCTGGGCCTTGATGATTTGCTGGAAATTGTAGCCAACCAAGCCATGATGCTCGCAAGAGATGGATCGGTACTCGTACCAGAGTATATATCAGGCTGTCCAGAAATTATTTGCATAATAATTATTCAATTATATTATCGGAATCACTATGCAGTGAGCTAACCACACCCCAATTACGTCCCTGTTGACCTGTGTTTGGCTTGTCCAAACATATACCGTACGTACAGCTCCGAAGAAATATATTGAGATTGTGTAAATTGTTGTTTATCCACAAAAATTTGACCACAACTACAAATGACTGAAATGAGTAGAACAAGATTACCAAGAACCTCTTGGTATTGGCCATGGGTAGTCTTTGCATGGTAACTAGATGTATCGGATACCCTCATTTACAACTAATTTGACAAATATTACAATTTACTTGAACCAAATTATCATTTTCAACACAAATACACAAGTCATTTTCATTTTGAAGATTTTGATTCAGCTTTATTTTTTCTCTCTTTTCACTCCTGTTCCTCTTTTGTTTTTTGGTTTTGATCCAGGTGAGCCAGAGAAACCGTTGTTTCTTGAAACCATTAGAATTAAAAGAGTATATATTCACACAATCACACTCACAAATTAGCAGGCCAACATCAAGATCCCTCTCTGGATTTCCCATCAACCTCAATATCACGGCCAGGCACGTACAGATAAACAAGCAGTAAAACCCAGAACTATATCCTCGCTCTATTTTAGGTTTCTTGGTCTTCTTTTTTTGATACATCAAAAACAAGGAGTTGGTAAGTTTATTCGGATTACTTGATCGTTCGAACGTAGAAATACAACATACAAATTACAACCTACGCGTTACATACTATATATAAACATACATAAAACATGCATATATCTAGGTGTCGATGCTTAATTATCAACTACTTTATCAATATATGTTCTGGTTAAGCCTAGCTGCAGCAGCCATTGATTCAGCTATGCCACCCGGAGTAGTGCTCATATTCCTTACCTCTGCTCCTATAATCGCCTTCGCATCCTCACGAGTCACCGCTTTGTCTGCACCCATCTTCTGAGTGGCATCCTCTAAAACATCAGCCAGCTTAGTCTCAGCCTCCCTTGCGTTAGCAGACACTGCATACTGAGCTACGGCCGCCAAACCTCCGGGAGATATTTCGCTACTTCCGGTGGCTCTCATCTCTGCGGCCTGAATGGCAGCTGCGTCGCTTTGGTCGATCTGTTTATCACCTGCAGAGAGAGCAGTTGCCTCGAGTGCCTCACCAATTGTGATTGCATCGTCCTCAAGAACTACTGCTGCCGGAGATGCTCCAGGTTCTGGTAGCTCCACATATTGTCCCACAACCTACACACAATATAAACATTGAACTTGAAGATGTATTCAAGTTTGAATTTGAAGAAATGAATATCACAGAAAGAAACAGAAGAATATGTAACACAAGAATTAGTGACCGAGTTTCTTGGATTACCTCAAGTACGTCCTCAACTAAAACAGATATGAAGTACACAGTTGTTGAACTCAATTTCTTTAAAAAAAATTTCCTAGTGCAAAAGTGAGTAATTTCCTATGTAGTGGCATAGCAATTACGGATTCAAAGTAAGCTTGTCAGACAATTATGTGAAAATATAAGTTCGTGACGATCTAAAAAATTACCTGCCCGGCAACGCTTTCTGTAATAACTTTGTTACCATCGAGATCGATCAATTCCGAGACGGTAACACCTTCCTCTCTATCGGCAACAGTGGCGTCACGCTGGCCAACTAGACCGGCTCGCTCGTTGTACGTAGCCGCCGACTGCATGACTGCGGCCGGGCCGCCTTTCTGAGTTTCTCCCAGGACAACGTTTTCAGCAGCCTGCATGGTGGCAGCGACGCGTGGCGCGATAGGCTTGGACGCCAACTCACCGGAGACATTGAACACATCTCCATACTTGATCGGTTCCAGCTGGTCACCCTGCTGGGGTCGATGTTGCTGTTCCTGACTCATGCTTGGAGTGGAAGATAAACAGACCCAGAACTCTGCAATATGTTTGCTAGCTAGTTTCAGAGTTTTAAATGGATCGATCCTAATAATATCTGAACTTGTCGAGTGTTTGAGTGATAAGGACGTAGGAGGTTGGAGGGCTGTGAACTTGACACCAGGGTTTTCCAGGACACAGGTGGCGGACGGAGGATGTGGATTTTTGGATCTTTGTTTTACAGGTGGCAGTGTGGCACTGGGGTTCCAAGTTTAACAATTGGACTACGTCTTGGGACACTTGGACTTGGATCGGTCGTCATCGGTGTATGATAGAACTTGAAAACTCGAAATATATAAGATAGTACCACGGGTTTAACCAACACTAGTCTCTTTCTTGTTCTAGATTCTATATTTCTATACACAAACACATAAATTGTAGTTAAGTTCAAACGTTATGCTTGAGAGAGATTTCAAGCCCTTCACAAAAGCGATATTATATAACATACACTATAACTGGTTGTAGATAATCAAAAGTATCTTAATTTGATAGCATTTTGAATCAATATAACATAATAATCAAGTACTCTATCTTCAAATGAACCTCGAAGCAAATGCTTCTTCAAATGGCACTTCTAACAGCATTTAGATCTAATTATATACTTGAAATGAACAGATGGAAGCGCTTATTATATATGGCCTCCTACAAACTCACTTAGGTAGCACACTAGCACGTCCATGCATCGATCATGCATGGTTAACTGAAAGGGAAAATGACCCGTGGTTATCTTCCTTCTCACCAAAATTCAAATTGTGAAAAGTTTAAACTTAAGCCTCGAAAAAGTTGAGATGCAGTAAAAAAGAGATCGAGGAATAGAATTTCCTGGAGATGAATCCTGAATGTTGTTTGGGAATTTCATCTGTAGGTCTCTCTATCAAGTTAGCTTGTCAATTCACCGAATCGAGAAGGATGTATAGGTCATTTATAAACGAACTAACAGAGAGAAGAATATTTTGGTAAATGTCAAGGCTTGAACACTAGCCTGACACTGTGTTCTATTTATACAGATCAGTTGTTTACAAGATAAACATCTCATGTACTTGAGATAACAACAAATACAAACAGAACTCTATCGTTTGTGATACATGGGATATACATAGCATATCTAGAGATTAGAGAATCTAGGGAACTAGCTGTTCCTATCTAAACTGGAATCATCATTATCTCTTAATTCTGTTAGGTTTGGCTTATCATTCCCCCGCAAGCTGAGTGGTCTGGGAAGAACAGGAAGCTTGGAGACCAAAAAATGAAAACGAGAGGCAGACAAACCTTTTGTAAAGATGTCAGCAACTTGATCAGCAGTAGGAACGAAAAGAACTTGCAACTCTTTATTCACAACCTTCTCTCTGACATAATGATAATCAACTTCTACATGCTTCGTCCTGGCATGGAAAACTGGATTGGATGCAATGGTAATAGCTGATAAGTTATCACACCAAATTTTGGGGCACTGTAAGAATAGATTAAGATCACAAAACATGGACCTTAACCAAGAAATTTCTGCAGCAGTAAAGGCAAGTTGTCGATACTCCGCTTCGGCACTCGTGCGGGACACAGTACGATGAGTCTTGGAGCTCCATGAAATGAGGTTCGAGCCAAGATACACACAATAGCCGCCAGTAGATTGACGATTATCCAGATCTCCAGCATAGTCGGCTTCGGAGTAGGCACTTATAAACAAAGAACCAGGCTGATATTTAAGACCATAATTGACTGAGAACTTGAGATAACGCAGAATGCGTTTAACAGCAATCCAGTGGATATTGGTTGGAGAATGCATGAATTTACAAACCTGATTGACCGAGTAAGATATATCTGGCCTTGTGAGTGTGAGGTACTGGAGAGCTCCAACCACGCTTCAATACTCAGTAGGATCAGTGAGTGGTGTTCCAGAGTGAAGGCTTAATTTCTGACCAGTTGCAGATGGAGTTGCACAAGGATTGGCTTCAAGCATCTTTGTTCGAGTAAGTAAATCCACAATATACTTTTTCTGAGTCAAGTAGAGAGAAGAGCCATCATAAGTAGCTTCAACACCAAGGAAGTAGTGTATGCGACCAAGATCTTTCATGGAGAACATTTTGCCTAGCTCAGATATAAGTTGAGATAAGTGACTGCTGCTGTTGCCGGTGATCAATATATCATCCACATAAATAAGCAGAATAAGAAAAATGCCATTTTGTGCATATGTAAACATAGAATAGTCGGAGAGAGACTCCAAGAACCCCAAGCTTTCCAAGTATTCGGCAAAACACTGAAACCAAG
The window above is part of the Fragaria vesca subsp. vesca linkage group LG2, FraVesHawaii_1.0, whole genome shotgun sequence genome. Proteins encoded here:
- the LOC101300494 gene encoding late embryogenesis abundant protein D-34-like yields the protein MSQEQQHRPQQGDQLEPIKYGDVFNVSGELASKPIAPRVAATMQAAENVVLGETQKGGPAAVMQSAATYNERAGLVGQRDATVADREEGVTVSELIDLDGNKVITESVAGQVVGQYVELPEPGASPAAVVLEDDAITIGEALEATALSAGDKQIDQSDAAAIQAAEMRATGSSEISPGGLAAVAQYAVSANAREAETKLADVLEDATQKMGADKAVTREDAKAIIGAEVRNMSTTPGGIAESMAAAARLNQNIY